CACGCCGATCACAGAGGTCTGAATGGCAAAACCGGACGTCACCGCCATTCCGGGAATGGAACGCAGCACATGCGTAATCTTTGACGCCGTTATATTCTCCTCAAAGGCAAGCTCGGGAAACTGATGAAAATCGCGTCTCCAGTCCTGCATATCGCCGGAGATCCGTTCCGCCTCCGCCAACAGCGAAGCGCCTAAAGATGAAAGCTCCAGATGTTCCTTCATGCCCGTTCTTCCTTCCATCGCAGAAAAACATGCGAACTATACATTCGAATAGTTTATCACAAAACAGGGAGAACGTGTAAAATAAAGCGTGTGGCTGAGTCGCTTCAAAGCCGGGACGCGGTGCCGGCACGCTCCGAACGACGATATTACTGTAAGGAGGATACCAATGACGATTCCGCAGAAAGGGGCCGCGGCGGCCCTTCTCTCATACCTATGGTGGGGCTCGATGCCCCTCTACTGGAAGACTCTGTTGTCGGTCTCCTCTTTCGAGATACTCGGACACCGCGTAGTGTGGTCCGCCGTATTTACCCTCGCTCTGATAATCCTGACGGGACAGGGCGGCAAAACCGTCGCCTTCGCCGCGAATAACAAGCAAAAAACTCTCTGGCTCTTTCTCGGCGGCTACCTCATCACCTTAAACTGGGGGCTCTACATCTGGGCGGTAAACGCTGGGCGTATCCTTGAGACCAGCCTAGGCTACTACATAAACCCCCTCGTCTCGATGTTCTTCGGAATGCTCTTCTTCGGCGAACGGCTGCGCCGCGCGCAGAAGCTGGCGATCGCCGTCGCCGCGGCGGGAGTCTGCATACAGATGATCACCATCCGCGAAATACCCCTCGTCTCACTGGGGCTGGCCCTCTCCTTCGGCCTCTACGGGGCGATGAAAAAAGCTATCTCCATCGAACCGGCCGTCGCGCTGGTGATAGAGACCCTATCCGTAGCCCCCGCGGCGCTCGTCTACCTCTGCTGGCTGCAGCATACCGGCGCGGCGCACTTTCCTTACGGCCTGACGACCGACCTGCTGCTTGCGGGGACGGGCGTCATGACCTCCGTCCCCCTCCTGCTCTTCGCCTACGCCGCCCAGCGGATAAAACTGACGACCATCGGCTTCATCCAATACGTTTCCCCGACGATGACCTTCCTCATCGGCACCTTCATCTATCACGAACCGCTCTCAATCTACAGGATCATTACCTTCGCCTGCATCTGGAGCGCGCTCGCCATCTACTCAACCGACACT
This window of the Cloacibacillus sp. genome carries:
- the rarD gene encoding EamA family transporter RarD: MTIPQKGAAAALLSYLWWGSMPLYWKTLLSVSSFEILGHRVVWSAVFTLALIILTGQGGKTVAFAANNKQKTLWLFLGGYLITLNWGLYIWAVNAGRILETSLGYYINPLVSMFFGMLFFGERLRRAQKLAIAVAAAGVCIQMITIREIPLVSLGLALSFGLYGAMKKAISIEPAVALVIETLSVAPAALVYLCWLQHTGAAHFPYGLTTDLLLAGTGVMTSVPLLLFAYAAQRIKLTTIGFIQYVSPTMTFLIGTFIYHEPLSIYRIITFACIWSALAIYSTDTIIEAGRERRTQEYI